A portion of the Myripristis murdjan chromosome 13, fMyrMur1.1, whole genome shotgun sequence genome contains these proteins:
- the fhdc4 gene encoding FH2 domain-containing protein 1, translating into MQTGGPPPPPPPPPLLPPPPPPPPPPPPPPPPPPPPAPGCPPPPHGFGLKSRGEHRRSTLRNFNWDTIPKHHVVGKHNIWTAEKAYGEYELDTDHMEELFSRSRQGQGQQHQKSSRGSLRGLPAAASAGELVSVLSSKRSMNIGIFLKQFKRPVKDMIEDIGSGFGLSFGTGKLRELCKLLPDEGEVRQLVNFKGDHSAVPEADLFMLMLVKIPSYEERLNSLVLKEEFFPCLDEMKKSIAVLTTAGTELLESDNLHSVIRLVLKTGNYMNAGGYAGSAVGFRMASLLKLVDTKANKPGMNLMHYVVMQAQKVDMALLKFPEQLKHIAAAARLNTGDVEAEFQREVKKVQDAKADTMKQEDLKAQMEDFLKDAEACLEETESELQTLRSVSDSVAEYFCEDPSKFKLEECCSIFHSFCEKFMRAIQENRDREMAEVKRRQRDRLQSATKRRSTATCSFRDKEMDGVALESILQNFLTNRSPRRRVGRTSPNHGSPTAGSPHSGSLSEIIFQGKLTENHRRANSLRAKDVCKNEWNSAINLTENSSQKETQSMSKENRGTDVVPPTTEMKTHTKVDYKGFTHPTSRTNSSSSSGRPFSGTIEDDMEDLGDNNEEEAQKLREASKKVLHFQRNRSSVSSGDYGFENQKSPGVTNASPRHRTFNEDIQRYLGETSNEDLAEFVLNTQLSSKSNINRRHTVSIPAQSPTSDEDANNPCALTSDRTRRPALKDIGRIASEGAGQHQEFDFNDVSVKSKKYGAQDQSSPSAEKKSKPNVPSALVLDKEHGEQNQEDTTMEAAQNHPQKKGQSINPKSPWLKTETSGFFGFLKRLGDMGKLPASKDTVRRGTGSLV; encoded by the exons ATGCAAACAGGTggtccaccaccaccaccaccccctcctcctcttcttcctcctcctcctccaccaccaccaccaccaccaccaccaccaccaccaccaccacctccagccCCTGGTTGCCCACCACCTCCACATGGCTTCGGCCTCAAATCTCGGGGAGAGCACCGGCGCTCCACGCTACGCAATTTCAACTGGGACACCATTCCCAAACACCATGTAGTAGGCAAGCACAACATCTGGACAGCAGAGAAGGCTTATGGAGAATATGAGCTGGACACTGATCACATGGAGGAGCTGTTTAGCCGCAGCCGGCAGGGCCAGGGCCAGCAGCACCAAAAGAGCAGCCGCGGCAGTCTGCGGGGTCTGCCAGCTGCTGCCTCAGCAGGGGAACTG GTTTCCGTTCTCAGTTCCAAGAGGAGTATGAACATTGGAATTTTCCTCAAACAGTTCAAGCG GCCTGTTAAGGACATGATCGAAGACATTGGTTCAGGGTTTGGTCTCAGTTTTGGTACCGGGAAACTGAGGGAGTTGTGCAAGTTGCTGCCAGATGAAGGAGAG GTGCGGCAGCTGGTCAATTTCAAGGGCGATCACTCTGCTGTTCCTGAAGCAGATCTGTTCATGCTGATGCTGGTCAAGATACCCAG TTATGAGGAGCGTCTCAACAGCTTAGTGCTCAAAGAAGAGTTTTTCCCCTGTttggatgaaatgaaaaaatccATTGCTGTTTTGACGACCGCCGGAACag AGCTGTTAGAGTCTGATAATCTCCACTCTGTCATCCGTCTGGTGCTGAAGACTGGGAATTACATGAATGCC GGTGGCTACGCTGGCAGTGCTGTTGGCTTCCGTATGGCATCTCTCTTGAAGTTAGTGGACACCAAAGCAAACAAACCTGGCATGAATCTCATGCATTATGTGGTGATG CAAGCCCAGAAGGTTGATATGGCCCTGCTGAAATTTCCAGAACAACTCAAACACATTGCTGCTGCAGCAAG ATTAAATACAGGTGACGTTGAAGCTGAGTTTCAACGAGAGGTAAAGAAAGTACAAGATGCTAAGGCGGACACCATGAAACAGGAAGACCTAAAAGCACAGATGGAGGATTTTCTAAAG GATGCTGAGGCCTGCTTGGAAGAAACAGAAAGTGAACTTCAGACATTACGCTCAGTCAGTGATTCTGTGGCAGAATACTTCTGTGAAGACCCCAGCAAATTCAAACTGGAAGAATGCTGCTCCATTTTCCACTCCTTCTGTGAGAAATTTATGCGAGCCATTCAG GAAAACAGAGATCGAGAAATGGCAGAGGTGAAAcgaagacaaagagacagactgCAGAGTGCTACCAAGCGCAGGTCCACAGCCACCTGCTCTTTCAGGGACAAAGAAATGGATGGTGTAGCTCTGGAGTCCATTCTCCAGAACTTCCTAACCAACCGTTCACCCAGGAGGAGGGTGGGAAGGACCTCCCCTAACCATGGGAGCCCCACTGCGGGAAGCCCCCACAGTGGGAGCCTATCAGAGATCATTTTTCAGGGAAAACtcactgaaaatcacaggagGGCAAACTCGTTAAGAGCTAAGGATGTTtgcaaaaatgaatggaatTCAGCAATTAACCTGACAGAGAACTCTTCCCAGAAAGAAACCCAATCCATGAGCAAGGAAAACAGGGGAACCGATGTGGTCCCACCTACCACAgagatgaagacacacacaaaagtggACTATAAAGGTTTTACACACCCAACCAGTAGGACCAACAGCAGTTCCTCCTCAGGCAGACCTTTCTCAGGGACCATTGAGGATGACATGGAGGACCTGGGAGACAATAACGAGGAAGAGGCCCAAAAATTACGCGAAGCATCCAAGAAAGTTTTGCACTTTCAAAGAAATCGAAGCAGTGTGTCCTCGGGGGATTATGGTTTCGAGAATCAGAAATCACCTGGCGTGACGAATGCCTCACCTCGCCACCGCACCTTCAACGAGGACATACAAAGATACCTTGGAGAGACTAGCAATGAGGATTTGGCTGAGTTTGTGTTGAATACTCAATTATCCTCTAAGAGTAACATTAATCGGCGCCACACTGTTAGTATCCCTGCTCAAAGCCCTACGAGTGACGAAGACGCAAATAATCCATGTGCCCTGACCTCAGACAGAACTCGTAGACCTGCATTAAAAGACATAGGGAGGATTGCATCAGAAGGTGCTGGTCAACACCAGGAGTTTGATTTTAATGACGTTTCTGTCAAATCTAAAAAATATGGTGCCCAGGACCAGAGTTCCCCATCGGCAGAGAAGAAAAGTAAACCAAATGTTCCCTCTGCTCTTGTTCTTGATAAAGAGCATGGGGAGCAAAACCAAGAGGACACAACAATGGAAGCTGCACAAAACCATCCTCAGAAAAAAGGGCAGTCCATAAACCCCAAGAGTCCATGGCTTAAGACTGAGACCTCTGGATTTTTTGGCTTTCTCAAACGCCTTGGAGATATGGGCAAATTGCCTGCCAGCAAGGACACTGTCCGCAGGGGTACTGGTTCTCTTGTATAG